From Bradyrhizobium diazoefficiens, the proteins below share one genomic window:
- a CDS encoding ABC transporter substrate-binding protein — MKRRTFIGLVGGAAAWPLIVSAQQVERIRRVGILMSTAETDPLEISSVNAFKAELEKLGWVQGKNIDVTVRWGAADSQRMTANAKEVVASGTDVILAKGATVPSARQATTSIPIVFVSLPDPIVQPLVGSFSHPVGNVTGFTTYENGLVGKRLSLLKDLSPRISRVLYLRSRQSGVATQPLLERLLEDARSAGLDVTDAPAQDAGEIDNAIQGFAAGPDGGLLVAFDGFMLIHRRPIVEMAARYRLPAVYPSRNFAGNEGLCSYGFDQDQQFREAASYVSRLLSGSKSFDLPVQTPTKFELLLNLKTAKALDLPISPSLLASADVVIE, encoded by the coding sequence ATGAAACGACGCACCTTTATCGGCCTCGTTGGCGGCGCGGCAGCGTGGCCGCTTATCGTCAGCGCGCAGCAGGTCGAACGCATCAGGCGTGTCGGCATATTGATGAGTACGGCCGAAACCGATCCGTTGGAGATTTCCAGCGTCAACGCCTTCAAAGCCGAGCTGGAAAAACTTGGATGGGTCCAAGGAAAAAATATCGACGTGACCGTGCGATGGGGCGCGGCCGACAGCCAGCGGATGACTGCCAACGCCAAGGAAGTGGTGGCGTCCGGGACCGACGTTATCCTGGCCAAGGGCGCGACCGTTCCTTCGGCCCGACAGGCAACGACCTCGATACCCATTGTCTTTGTCAGCCTTCCCGATCCGATCGTTCAGCCTCTCGTCGGGAGCTTTTCGCATCCGGTTGGCAACGTCACGGGCTTCACCACTTACGAGAACGGGCTTGTCGGCAAGCGGCTCAGTCTGCTGAAAGACCTGTCCCCGCGAATCAGCCGCGTGTTGTATTTGCGAAGCCGGCAAAGCGGAGTCGCGACGCAGCCGCTGCTGGAACGCTTGCTTGAAGATGCGCGGTCGGCCGGCTTGGATGTGACCGATGCACCTGCCCAGGACGCCGGAGAGATCGACAATGCGATACAGGGATTCGCCGCCGGTCCGGACGGAGGCTTGCTGGTGGCGTTTGACGGCTTCATGCTGATTCATCGCCGGCCTATTGTGGAAATGGCTGCGCGTTATCGACTGCCTGCCGTCTATCCGTCACGCAACTTTGCCGGAAACGAAGGATTATGCAGTTACGGCTTCGATCAGGACCAGCAATTCCGCGAGGCAGCGTCTTACGTTTCTCGATTATTATCGGGCTCGAAGTCATTCGACTTGCCGGTTCAAACACCAACAAAATTTGAATTACTGCTCAATCTCAAAACGGCAAAAGCGCTCGATCTCCCGATCTCGCCGAGTTTGCTTGCCTCGGCGGACGTTGTTATCGAATAA
- a CDS encoding EAL domain-containing protein has translation MKRYRPHILVVIALAVVLSTGWDGALRHALTDLRFAWQSRSATGNVVVVAIDAPSIDQIGVWPWPRSLHADLLHRLEAAGAQDVAFDIDFSTPSDPASDAAFLKALREVGGSTILPSFKQPTPNGGAAHINRPLKPFSNQSWPAVVNVAVESDGLVRRYPVGEKLGDAQVQSMAVVLAGQNANRRPPFLIDFSIQAASIPSVSYVDVLRGNTAALDKLRDKKVIVGATALELGDRFSVPNGRIVAGPVLQALAAESVLQNRMLRWTSNVGMIAGLGVLCLLMVYSWRRVAPGVRVAILVAAGAGIELTAVLVQQRWPVVIDTSLFHIAIVAYLTAVALDEIDFRSLLGRIAESRFHRIAMSLGDGLVCTDEDHRITVWNPGASAIFGYMPTEMIGRPFETLCAIPVEAGAKTFAIRDAARQALLVPGGAVVVEFEGRRKNGETFPVEASFSGWQGTDGFQYGAILRDISVRKREAERIRYLAEHDALTGLANRNTLHAGLVSLITAAERRSSEVALLVLGLDGFQQINDMLGHSAGDLVLRAVAGRLRTETDGKAVVARLSGDEFAIAADCAEAGETIAAFAERIARGFEAPLVTGTRQHRVRISIGVAIYPEGGQSADDLLSNGHLALSRAKATRRGSHVIFESAIRQELENRLTLEIELALAADRGEFELFYQPQVRLVEGSLVGAEALIRWRHPVRGYVSPGEFMPVVNTSALSERIASWVMETACRQARAWEQSGNSVRVAINLSPSQLHSGDLAHSVAVLLAETGLSPSLLEIEVTEDILLHDESRVLDIFKRIQQLGVRVLFDDFGTGYASLSYLKKFPLDGLKIDRSFVLDLLADSDDAAIVGSTIGLSKQLGLTVVAEGIENRATADFLVSMGCEEGQGYFFGRPMPADAFEKQFLAAELEAVSAA, from the coding sequence GTGAAACGCTATCGGCCACATATCCTTGTCGTGATCGCGCTGGCGGTCGTGCTGTCCACGGGATGGGATGGTGCGCTTCGCCACGCACTCACCGATCTGCGCTTCGCCTGGCAATCGCGTTCCGCCACCGGCAACGTCGTCGTCGTGGCTATCGACGCCCCGTCGATTGATCAGATCGGAGTGTGGCCCTGGCCGCGTAGCCTGCACGCTGACCTCCTGCACAGGCTCGAGGCCGCCGGCGCGCAGGATGTGGCGTTCGACATCGATTTCAGTACGCCGTCGGATCCGGCTTCCGACGCGGCCTTCCTCAAGGCCCTTCGAGAGGTCGGCGGCTCGACCATCCTGCCGTCATTCAAGCAGCCGACGCCGAATGGCGGCGCGGCTCATATCAATCGTCCTCTGAAGCCCTTCAGCAACCAGTCGTGGCCGGCCGTCGTCAATGTCGCAGTCGAATCCGATGGTCTGGTCCGCCGCTACCCCGTCGGGGAGAAGCTCGGCGATGCGCAGGTGCAGTCGATGGCCGTTGTGCTGGCCGGGCAGAACGCCAATCGGCGGCCGCCCTTCCTGATCGACTTCAGCATTCAGGCGGCGTCCATCCCGAGCGTCTCCTATGTCGACGTGCTGCGGGGAAATACTGCGGCGCTCGACAAACTGAGAGACAAGAAGGTCATCGTCGGGGCTACGGCGCTCGAACTGGGCGATCGGTTCAGTGTTCCGAATGGCCGTATCGTTGCAGGGCCCGTCCTCCAGGCGTTGGCGGCAGAATCGGTCCTTCAGAACCGGATGCTGCGCTGGACGTCCAATGTCGGCATGATCGCCGGCCTCGGCGTGCTCTGCCTGCTGATGGTCTATTCATGGCGCCGTGTCGCACCTGGCGTCCGCGTCGCGATCCTGGTCGCAGCCGGAGCAGGCATCGAACTGACGGCGGTCCTCGTGCAGCAACGTTGGCCGGTGGTCATCGATACCTCGCTATTCCATATTGCGATTGTCGCCTATCTGACGGCGGTCGCGCTGGACGAGATCGATTTCCGCAGTCTCCTGGGGCGTATCGCTGAAAGCCGCTTTCACCGCATCGCGATGTCGCTCGGCGATGGTCTGGTCTGTACCGACGAAGATCATCGGATCACGGTCTGGAATCCCGGCGCCAGCGCGATCTTTGGCTACATGCCGACCGAGATGATCGGTCGCCCGTTTGAAACGCTTTGCGCGATTCCGGTGGAAGCCGGCGCAAAGACCTTCGCCATCCGCGATGCTGCACGCCAGGCGCTGCTGGTCCCCGGCGGGGCCGTCGTCGTCGAGTTCGAGGGCCGGCGCAAGAACGGCGAGACATTTCCGGTCGAGGCGAGCTTCTCGGGCTGGCAGGGCACCGACGGCTTCCAATATGGCGCAATCCTGCGCGATATTTCGGTACGAAAGCGCGAGGCCGAACGCATCAGATATCTCGCCGAGCATGATGCGCTGACCGGTCTTGCTAACCGCAACACGCTGCATGCGGGTCTCGTCAGTCTGATCACCGCTGCAGAGCGGCGGTCCTCTGAGGTCGCGCTGCTCGTGCTGGGACTCGATGGCTTTCAGCAAATCAACGACATGCTCGGACATTCGGCCGGCGACCTCGTGCTGCGGGCGGTCGCTGGGCGCCTGCGGACCGAGACCGATGGCAAGGCGGTTGTCGCCCGGCTCAGCGGCGACGAGTTCGCGATTGCAGCTGACTGCGCTGAAGCAGGCGAGACGATTGCCGCGTTCGCAGAGCGTATCGCGCGCGGGTTCGAAGCGCCGCTGGTGACGGGCACGCGCCAGCACCGCGTCAGGATCAGCATCGGCGTCGCTATCTATCCGGAAGGTGGACAGAGCGCGGACGATCTCCTGAGCAACGGCCATCTTGCGTTGAGCCGCGCCAAGGCGACGCGGCGTGGCAGCCACGTGATTTTCGAGAGCGCGATCCGGCAGGAGCTGGAGAACCGGTTGACGCTGGAGATCGAACTGGCGCTTGCGGCCGATCGCGGCGAATTCGAGCTGTTCTATCAGCCCCAGGTCCGCCTGGTCGAAGGCAGCCTGGTCGGCGCCGAAGCGCTGATTCGCTGGCGGCACCCGGTCCGCGGCTATGTGTCGCCTGGAGAGTTCATGCCGGTGGTGAACACCTCGGCGCTGTCCGAGCGGATCGCGAGCTGGGTGATGGAGACCGCCTGCCGGCAGGCGCGCGCATGGGAACAGTCTGGTAACAGCGTGCGGGTCGCGATCAATCTGTCGCCGTCACAGCTCCACTCCGGCGATCTCGCTCATTCGGTGGCGGTGCTGCTCGCCGAGACCGGGCTTTCGCCGTCGCTGCTCGAGATCGAAGTCACCGAGGATATCCTGCTGCACGATGAGAGCCGGGTGCTCGACATCTTCAAGCGGATACAGCAGCTCGGCGTTCGCGTCCTGTTCGACGATTTCGGAACAGGCTATGCGAGCCTGAGCTATTTGAAGAAGTTTCCGCTCGACGGACTCAAGATTGACCGCTCGTTCGTGCTCGATCTGCTCGCGGATTCCGACGACGCTGCCATTGTCGGCTCGACCATCGGCCTCAGCAAGCAGCTTGGCCTGACAGTTGTCGCTGAAGGGATCGAGAATCGCGCCACCGCCGACTTCCTGGTCAGCATGGGCTGCGAGGAAGGGCAAGGCTATTTCTTCGGCCGCCCGATGCCTGCCGACGCGTTCGAGAAACAATTTTTGGCGGCTGAACTCGAAGCTGTCAGCGCGGCCTGA
- a CDS encoding c-type cytochrome: MRWREICVIACAIVLCAFATGAQAQGAYAIGRTATAAEIAGWNIDVGRDGSNLPAGSGSVSHGREVFAQQCASCHGDKGEGGVGDRLVGGQETISTAKPIRTVGSYWPYAPTLFDYVRRAMPQNAPQSLSNDDVYAVSAYILNLNGLVGADATLDAKSLAAIKMPNRDKFVGDARPDVK, from the coding sequence ATGCGCTGGCGTGAGATCTGCGTCATTGCCTGCGCGATCGTGCTGTGCGCCTTCGCGACCGGCGCGCAAGCACAGGGCGCTTACGCCATTGGTCGGACGGCGACAGCTGCCGAGATCGCGGGCTGGAATATCGATGTCGGGCGCGATGGCAGCAATCTGCCTGCGGGAAGCGGATCAGTCAGTCATGGACGCGAGGTGTTCGCCCAGCAATGTGCGTCATGCCATGGCGACAAGGGCGAGGGCGGTGTCGGCGATCGTCTCGTCGGCGGTCAAGAAACGATCAGCACAGCGAAGCCGATACGCACTGTCGGCAGCTATTGGCCCTATGCGCCAACGTTGTTCGACTATGTCCGTCGCGCCATGCCGCAGAACGCGCCGCAGTCGCTGAGCAATGACGACGTATACGCGGTGTCGGCCTACATCCTGAACTTGAATGGACTGGTCGGAGCGGATGCGACGCTCGATGCCAAATCGCTCGCGGCGATCAAAATGCCGAACCGTGACAAGTTCGTCGGCGATGCTCGACCCGACGTAAAGTGA
- a CDS encoding DUF3606 domain-containing protein produces the protein MDNLMKREHPDRSKINMHEAYEVKYWTHALGISREKLQQVVDKVGNSAAAVRKELAAQL, from the coding sequence ATGGACAATCTGATGAAGCGCGAGCACCCCGACCGCAGCAAGATCAACATGCACGAGGCTTACGAGGTCAAATACTGGACCCACGCGCTCGGCATCTCTCGGGAAAAGCTGCAACAGGTTGTCGACAAGGTCGGCAATTCGGCCGCCGCCGTCCGCAAGGAGCTGGCGGCGCAACTGTGA
- the soxC gene encoding sulfite dehydrogenase, protein MSRTIDIRDKSARTTRRRFLQGGGAVAGSVVVGAGAPAAAETENLPPNIPNWMKAPGDPMGSQPYGTPSPFEKGVVKNISKNLKQYISASGRTPLQELDGIITPNGLFYERHHGGVPTIDPEQHRLMLHGLVEHPLIFTMDDLRRFPSESRIHFLECSGNPGYTKPYGKTASDLVGLLSCAEWTGVSLKLVLQEAGLKPEAKWVIAEGADAAALTRSIPIEKCLEDAMLVYSQNGERLRPQQGYPLRLLLPGFEGNMNVKWLRRLHVTAEPAYSREETSKYTDLLPDGTAREFSFYMEAKSIITRPSGGQRLDVPGFHEITGIAWSGHGKIKRVEVSIDDGKNWQEARLQEPVLTRALTRFRLPWQWDGKPAVIQSRAIDETGYVQPTLAELLAVRGENFFYHNNAIWPWRIAADGEVTNALA, encoded by the coding sequence ATGAGCCGTACGATCGACATCCGCGACAAATCCGCGAGGACCACACGCCGCCGCTTCTTGCAAGGGGGCGGCGCCGTGGCAGGCAGTGTTGTCGTCGGCGCCGGTGCACCGGCCGCCGCGGAGACGGAAAATCTTCCACCGAACATTCCCAATTGGATGAAGGCGCCGGGTGATCCGATGGGAAGCCAACCCTACGGCACGCCGTCGCCGTTCGAGAAGGGCGTCGTCAAGAACATCTCGAAGAATCTCAAGCAGTACATTTCCGCCTCCGGCCGGACGCCGTTGCAGGAGCTCGACGGCATCATTACGCCGAACGGCTTGTTCTACGAGCGACATCATGGCGGTGTTCCGACAATCGACCCGGAGCAACACCGACTGATGCTCCACGGCCTCGTCGAGCATCCGTTGATCTTCACCATGGACGATCTGCGGCGCTTCCCGTCGGAGTCGCGCATCCATTTTCTCGAATGCTCGGGAAATCCCGGTTACACCAAGCCCTATGGCAAGACGGCCTCGGATCTCGTCGGTCTTCTGAGCTGCGCCGAATGGACGGGCGTCAGCCTGAAGCTGGTGCTCCAGGAGGCCGGACTGAAGCCGGAGGCCAAATGGGTGATCGCTGAAGGCGCCGACGCTGCCGCGCTGACCCGAAGCATTCCGATCGAGAAATGCCTCGAGGACGCCATGCTCGTCTACAGCCAGAACGGCGAGCGGCTTCGCCCGCAGCAGGGCTATCCGTTGCGGCTGCTGCTGCCGGGTTTCGAGGGCAATATGAATGTGAAGTGGTTGCGGCGCCTGCACGTGACGGCGGAGCCCGCTTACTCGCGCGAGGAGACCTCGAAATACACCGACCTCCTGCCGGACGGCACGGCGCGCGAGTTCTCCTTTTACATGGAGGCAAAGTCGATCATCACGCGTCCCTCAGGGGGCCAGCGCCTCGACGTACCCGGCTTCCACGAAATCACCGGCATCGCCTGGAGTGGCCACGGCAAGATCAAGCGTGTCGAAGTCTCCATCGATGACGGCAAGAACTGGCAGGAGGCACGGCTGCAGGAGCCGGTGCTGACACGTGCCCTCACGCGCTTCCGTTTGCCCTGGCAATGGGACGGCAAGCCGGCGGTGATCCAGAGCCGTGCGATCGACGAGACCGGCTATGTGCAGCCGACGCTCGCCGAGCTGCTCGCGGTGCGCGGCGAGAATTTTTTCTACCACAACAACGCGATCTGGCCCTGGCGCATCGCGGCTGACGGCGAGGTGACCAATGCGCTGGCGTGA
- the rocF gene encoding arginase, translating to MTDRTIADRARRIALLGAPIDMGASQRGTLMGPAALRTAGLATLLESLDFDVVDYGDLSVTEVRDLADGPPEKANHYREIQRWTRVLSRRGYEIAQTGALPIFLGGDHTLSMGSVNAMARHWQERGRELFVLWLDAHADYNTPETTITANMHGMSAAFLCGEAGLDGLLGDDPRASIDPDKLDLFGARSIDRLEKELMRARRIRVVDMRQIDEFGVAVLIRRVIKRVKASNGVLHVSFDVDFLDPCVAPGVGTTVPGGATYREAHLIMELLHDSGVVGSVDIVELNPFLDERGRTARTAVELIGSLFGQQITDRQTPSNAIAPGE from the coding sequence GTGACCGATCGAACCATCGCGGATCGAGCCCGGCGCATCGCGCTGTTGGGCGCGCCGATCGACATGGGCGCTTCGCAGCGCGGCACCTTGATGGGGCCCGCGGCGCTGCGGACCGCCGGGCTTGCAACACTGCTCGAAAGCCTGGATTTCGACGTGGTCGATTACGGCGATCTATCCGTGACCGAGGTCAGGGACCTCGCCGACGGGCCGCCGGAGAAGGCCAATCACTACCGCGAAATCCAGCGCTGGACGCGCGTGCTCAGCCGTCGCGGCTATGAGATCGCGCAAACGGGTGCCCTGCCGATCTTCCTCGGCGGCGATCACACGCTGTCGATGGGGTCGGTCAATGCGATGGCGCGGCATTGGCAGGAGCGCGGACGGGAGCTGTTCGTGCTCTGGCTCGATGCCCATGCCGACTACAACACGCCGGAGACGACGATCACAGCCAATATGCACGGCATGTCGGCGGCGTTCCTGTGCGGCGAGGCGGGCCTCGATGGTCTCCTGGGCGACGATCCGCGCGCCTCGATTGATCCAGACAAGCTCGACCTGTTCGGCGCGCGTTCGATCGACAGGCTCGAAAAGGAGCTGATGCGCGCACGCCGGATCAGGGTTGTCGACATGCGCCAGATCGACGAGTTCGGCGTCGCCGTGCTGATCCGCCGCGTCATCAAGCGCGTCAAGGCGAGCAACGGCGTCCTGCATGTCAGCTTCGACGTCGATTTTCTCGATCCTTGCGTCGCGCCGGGCGTCGGCACCACGGTGCCGGGCGGCGCGACCTATCGCGAGGCGCATCTGATCATGGAGCTGCTGCACGATTCCGGCGTTGTCGGATCCGTCGACATCGTCGAGCTCAATCCGTTCCTCGATGAGCGTGGCCGCACTGCACGCACCGCGGTTGAGCTGATTGGCAGCCTGTTCGGCCAACAGATCACCGATCGGCAGACGCCCAGCAATGCGATCGCGCCGGGTGAGTGA
- a CDS encoding DUF1330 domain-containing protein, translated as MSAYFIVQATIADEPQYQKYREAVVPFIAKFGGKIAARGAKVEIFEGDHDTRPVVMFEFPTMEAIHAFWNSPDYVPIKKLREGVATINVWAFPGV; from the coding sequence ATGTCTGCATATTTTATTGTTCAAGCCACAATTGCCGACGAACCTCAATATCAGAAGTACCGCGAGGCGGTCGTTCCGTTCATTGCCAAGTTTGGAGGCAAAATCGCCGCTCGAGGTGCAAAGGTCGAAATCTTCGAAGGCGATCACGACACCCGGCCGGTGGTCATGTTTGAGTTTCCCACTATGGAGGCCATTCATGCCTTCTGGAATTCTCCGGACTATGTACCGATCAAGAAGCTGCGCGAGGGTGTCGCCACCATAAATGTCTGGGCGTTTCCTGGCGTCTGA
- a CDS encoding FecR domain-containing protein gives MLVRIGMRCALMAALILGTASGASAADDGVWSVSKSSGEVWLATSGAQQVSLNQEETLKPGDTIRTGRNGRVLLVRGEETILISPNSVVGVPTEKMEGLSTTIIQQAGSILLEVEKRNVKHFEVETPYLAAVVKGTHFSVTVDAGSTKVGVLRGQVEVSDFRTGQIAQVMPGQVATAFEHGKPGLSLSGSGTLNPIEQGKPRASTIERVPVPKAGLSAPRNTASGHAIHALGPIDKGSKTAGASTQSHQASGVHAPKAGMVHLSTSLGEVKLNFHKVTHGLAHDAVAPGRVRNANASTDKTVWSDSKSTTTTATNSSAVTAVTVSGSGSAASASSTSSSVTSTAATTAGSASDNSGGNKGNNGNNGNSGNNGNDNSGATGNGNGGNSGNNGNHYGWSKHH, from the coding sequence ATGCTTGTCCGAATTGGAATGCGGTGCGCCTTGATGGCAGCGCTGATCCTGGGAACGGCCTCCGGTGCGTCTGCTGCGGATGACGGCGTCTGGTCGGTCAGCAAGTCATCGGGCGAGGTGTGGCTCGCAACCAGCGGTGCCCAGCAGGTGTCGTTGAATCAGGAAGAGACGCTGAAGCCGGGCGACACCATTCGCACCGGACGCAACGGGCGCGTGCTGCTCGTTCGTGGCGAGGAGACGATTTTGATCTCGCCCAACTCGGTGGTCGGCGTGCCAACCGAGAAGATGGAGGGACTGTCGACGACCATCATCCAGCAGGCAGGTTCGATCCTGCTCGAGGTCGAGAAGCGCAACGTCAAGCATTTCGAGGTCGAAACGCCGTATCTCGCCGCCGTGGTCAAGGGAACGCATTTCAGCGTCACGGTTGACGCAGGCAGCACCAAGGTTGGCGTGCTCCGCGGCCAGGTTGAAGTTTCCGATTTCAGGACGGGCCAGATTGCCCAAGTGATGCCGGGACAGGTGGCTACCGCGTTCGAGCACGGCAAGCCCGGTCTCAGCCTGAGCGGCTCCGGTACGCTCAATCCGATCGAGCAAGGCAAGCCGCGCGCCTCGACGATCGAGCGCGTCCCGGTGCCAAAGGCGGGATTGTCGGCGCCGCGCAATACGGCGAGCGGCCATGCGATCCACGCGCTTGGTCCGATCGACAAGGGGAGCAAGACGGCCGGGGCGTCGACGCAATCGCACCAGGCAAGCGGAGTTCATGCGCCCAAGGCCGGAATGGTGCACCTCTCGACCTCGCTCGGCGAGGTCAAGCTGAACTTCCACAAAGTCACGCACGGGCTTGCCCACGATGCCGTCGCACCGGGGCGCGTGCGTAATGCGAACGCCAGCACCGACAAAACAGTGTGGAGCGATAGCAAGAGCACGACGACTACTGCCACCAACAGCTCCGCCGTAACAGCAGTCACGGTGAGCGGCAGTGGATCTGCGGCCAGCGCCTCATCGACGTCATCAAGTGTAACGAGCACCGCCGCGACCACGGCTGGGTCGGCCAGCGATAATTCTGGCGGGAATAAAGGTAACAACGGCAATAACGGTAATAGCGGCAATAACGGAAATGACAACAGCGGCGCCACCGGCAACGGTAATGGCGGCAATAGCGGCAACAACGGCAATCATTACGGTTGGTCCAAGCATCATTAG
- a CDS encoding NRAMP family divalent metal transporter, with product MLLQRLGPGLITGAADDDPSGIATYSQAGAQFGYGLLWTVFLTTPFMIAIQLVSAQIGRVTGKGLAANVMEVAPRWMVLGLVGLLVAANTFNIAADIAAMAEALSLVIGGLDHEHALIFAAGSTILQVFLPYRRYAPVLKFMTLSLFAYVATAFTVKIPWSTALLATVWPKATVNADYFMMVVAVLGTTISPYLFFWQASQEVEEMNQGKRDRPLREETRQGGDPEIARIRADTTVGMLLSNGIAFFIILTTASVLNANGVTNINSATEAAEALRPLAGDFTFALFALGIIGTGLLAIPVLAGSAAYGVAEIFGWRATLEARPEKAVGFYTIIAAATIIGFGLGFTGISAIHMLVWSAVLNGIVAVPIMVMMMIVSNQTIMGRFRARSQLVALGWLGTALMALAVLALLGSSAIG from the coding sequence ATGCTGCTGCAGCGGCTCGGACCCGGCCTGATCACGGGCGCGGCCGACGACGATCCGTCGGGCATTGCCACCTATTCGCAGGCTGGCGCGCAATTCGGCTATGGACTGCTCTGGACGGTGTTCCTGACCACACCATTCATGATCGCGATTCAGCTCGTGAGCGCGCAGATCGGCCGGGTCACCGGCAAGGGGCTGGCTGCCAACGTGATGGAGGTCGCGCCGCGCTGGATGGTGCTGGGGCTCGTGGGGCTGCTCGTGGCCGCCAACACCTTCAACATCGCCGCCGACATCGCGGCGATGGCCGAGGCGCTCTCGCTCGTCATCGGCGGGCTCGACCACGAGCATGCGCTGATCTTCGCGGCCGGCTCGACCATCCTCCAGGTCTTCCTGCCCTATCGCCGCTACGCGCCGGTGCTGAAATTCATGACGCTCTCGCTGTTCGCCTATGTCGCGACCGCCTTCACCGTGAAGATCCCGTGGAGCACGGCGCTGCTCGCCACCGTGTGGCCGAAGGCGACCGTCAACGCCGATTATTTCATGATGGTGGTTGCCGTGCTCGGCACCACCATCAGTCCCTATCTCTTCTTCTGGCAGGCCTCACAGGAGGTCGAGGAGATGAACCAGGGCAAGCGCGACAGACCGCTGCGCGAAGAGACGCGACAGGGCGGCGATCCCGAGATCGCGCGCATCAGGGCCGACACCACCGTCGGCATGCTGCTGTCGAACGGCATCGCCTTCTTCATCATCCTGACCACGGCCTCGGTGCTGAACGCCAACGGCGTCACCAACATCAATTCGGCGACGGAAGCGGCCGAGGCGCTGCGGCCGCTCGCCGGCGACTTCACCTTCGCGCTGTTCGCACTCGGCATCATCGGCACGGGCCTGCTGGCGATCCCGGTGCTGGCGGGCTCGGCGGCTTACGGCGTCGCGGAGATCTTCGGCTGGCGGGCCACGTTGGAGGCACGGCCGGAGAAGGCGGTCGGCTTCTACACCATCATCGCCGCCGCAACCATCATCGGCTTTGGACTTGGCTTCACCGGCATCAGTGCGATCCACATGCTGGTGTGGAGCGCCGTGCTCAACGGCATCGTCGCCGTCCCCATCATGGTGATGATGATGATTGTCTCGAACCAGACAATCATGGGGCGCTTCAGGGCCCGGTCGCAGCTCGTCGCACTCGGATGGCTCGGCACCGCGCTGATGGCGCTTGCCGTGCTCGCCCTGCTCGGCTCGTCCGCGATCGGCTAA